From a region of the Elusimicrobiota bacterium genome:
- a CDS encoding HD domain-containing protein has product MITKQLIETIYRAANIQRWNDHVRPVGFAELDKQAHKMIIAYVIAKFEESAGGTINWENLIEGGIFEFFHRVKLTDLKPDVFHELMEKKGIQLNNWVIKELDKDVQKLGQSFKSRFEKYLSDKKYAEKEKKVLEAAHYFATNWEFRIIYEMNKTLHGIEKTKEEIENKIKDYYDLAGVKKIVENKHYYGFLDVCGQLGFQQRWAQMRMMPRTSVLGHMMIVAILTYLCLMDKNLSKKRMYNNFYCGLFHDLPEVMTRDIINPVKTSIPGLDDIIREFEKKQIEEKILPLLPSEWHEEINYFVQNEFKNKIMKNGNVSEVKEIEEINNSDEFSPIDGKFIEACDKFAAFVEACLSINYGIKSRELDDAKEKLFEKFGNKEISGFKFNSLFKHFAETVYKP; this is encoded by the coding sequence ATGATAACAAAACAGCTTATTGAAACAATATACCGAGCAGCAAATATTCAAAGGTGGAACGACCATGTTCGGCCTGTGGGTTTTGCGGAACTTGATAAACAGGCCCACAAGATGATAATTGCATACGTTATCGCAAAGTTTGAAGAATCTGCAGGCGGTACAATAAACTGGGAAAATCTGATTGAAGGCGGAATTTTTGAGTTTTTTCATAGGGTCAAACTTACGGATCTAAAACCCGATGTATTCCATGAACTTATGGAAAAAAAGGGAATTCAGCTGAATAACTGGGTCATCAAAGAGCTTGATAAGGACGTGCAAAAGCTTGGGCAAAGTTTTAAATCGCGTTTTGAAAAATATCTTAGCGACAAAAAATATGCGGAAAAAGAAAAAAAGGTTCTTGAAGCGGCGCACTATTTTGCCACTAATTGGGAATTCAGGATTATATATGAGATGAACAAAACGCTGCACGGGATAGAAAAAACAAAAGAGGAAATTGAAAACAAAATAAAAGATTATTACGATTTGGCGGGCGTAAAAAAGATTGTTGAAAATAAGCATTACTACGGTTTCTTGGATGTGTGCGGGCAGTTAGGATTTCAGCAAAGATGGGCCCAAATGCGAATGATGCCCAGGACCTCGGTTTTAGGCCATATGATGATAGTGGCAATTTTGACTTACCTTTGTCTGATGGATAAAAATTTGAGCAAAAAAAGAATGTATAACAATTTTTATTGCGGTTTATTTCATGATTTGCCTGAAGTTATGACGCGGGACATCATAAATCCGGTAAAAACCTCTATTCCAGGTTTGGATGATATCATAAGAGAGTTTGAAAAAAAACAGATTGAAGAAAAAATACTGCCTCTTTTGCCGTCTGAATGGCATGAGGAAATTAATTATTTTGTGCAGAACGAATTCAAAAATAAGATAATGAAAAACGGCAATGTTTCAGAAGTAAAGGAAATTGAGGAAATTAATAACTCGGACGAATTTTCGCCGATTGACGGAAAATTTATTGAAGCCTGCGATAAGTTTGCTGCGTTTGTTGAAGCGTGTCTTTCAATAAACTATGGTATAAAGTCCAGAGAACTTGACGATGCAAAAGAAAAACTTTTTGAAAAATTCGGAAATAAGGAAATATCAGGATTTAAGTTTAATTCCCTTTTTAAGCATTTCGCGGAAACAGTTTATAAACCTTAA
- a CDS encoding penicillin-binding transpeptidase domain-containing protein, with product GFTPVSVLDDIPRVYTYDGINWNLVANTTDYLTTLPPEDLKDPMKVWYPQNYGNKYFEKVLLRTAIEHSLNVCAVEVLEKMGPKKAVEYARKMGIKSPLMPTLSLALGASEVPLIEMTSAFGVLASGGIRTEPYAIVRIEDKDGRILEENMPNESEVLSPQLCFVMTNLLKGVVQRGTGLAASWLGRPCAGKTGTTNDFSDAWFIGYTPQLVAGVWVGYDTLLPLGEKMTGGHIACPIWTNFMREALRGEPKLNFTPPEGVVFSLIDSKTGLLALSSSPNAYLEAFIKGTEPKDYYPPEEAQGPTIITLPKDAEGF from the coding sequence GGTTTTACTCCTGTTTCTGTTTTGGATGATATACCGAGAGTATACACTTATGACGGTATTAACTGGAACCTTGTAGCAAACACTACCGATTACCTTACAACTCTTCCCCCTGAAGACTTAAAAGATCCTATGAAAGTATGGTATCCTCAAAATTACGGGAACAAATATTTTGAAAAAGTTCTGCTTCGCACCGCAATCGAACACTCCTTAAATGTGTGCGCTGTTGAAGTACTTGAAAAAATGGGGCCGAAGAAAGCGGTTGAATATGCCCGGAAAATGGGAATAAAAAGCCCTTTGATGCCCACATTGTCCCTGGCTCTTGGGGCAAGCGAAGTACCTTTAATTGAAATGACTAGCGCTTTCGGCGTTTTAGCGTCCGGAGGAATTAGAACGGAACCTTATGCAATAGTTCGTATCGAAGATAAAGACGGAAGAATTTTGGAAGAAAATATGCCGAATGAAAGCGAGGTTTTATCTCCCCAGCTTTGTTTTGTTATGACGAATCTATTAAAGGGAGTGGTTCAACGCGGTACAGGGCTTGCTGCATCCTGGCTTGGAAGGCCTTGCGCAGGAAAAACCGGGACAACCAACGATTTTTCTGACGCCTGGTTTATAGGATATACTCCTCAGCTCGTTGCGGGAGTCTGGGTGGGATATGACACTTTGCTTCCCTTGGGAGAAAAAATGACCGGTGGGCATATTGCCTGCCCGATTTGGACAAATTTTATGCGTGAAGCGTTAAGAGGCGAACCGAAACTGAATTTTACTCCTCCGGAAGGGGTAGTATTTTCGCTTATTGACTCAAAAACCGGTCTCTTGGCTTTATCCAGTTCTCCAAACGCATATCTAGAAGCATTCATTAAAGGAACCGAACCTAAAGATTATTATCCTCCCGAAGAAGCACAAGGGCCGACAATTATCACCCTTCCTAAGGATGCCGAAGGTTTCTAA